DNA sequence from the Desmodus rotundus isolate HL8 chromosome 4, HLdesRot8A.1, whole genome shotgun sequence genome:
CCTCAGTACCCTGCAGTCCAAGCTCCTAGGTCCACCTCGGGCTGGGCCTTAGGGGCCACGGACCCCCAGACCTCATGTACGGAAAGGAGGGGCGCATGGTCACACCGCAGGGCCCGGAGTAAACCCTCCATCTCGGCCCTCTGCGGGCCCCTGGGAGcatccccctgcctccctcaacTCTGGTTAGCGCTGCTGAAGCCTGGCCAGGTCAGGCCTGGTGTGCAGAGGGGCCACCCAGAGATGGGGCAGTGGTGGCCGGGTAGCCTCCTCACTTCTCCGCCGCGCTGGCGCGTGGTGCCCATGGCACGGGGCTCCGGGCGTGGCCGGTACActgtccacccccccaccccacccccgagcCGGGAGCTGCTTTGGGAGAAGCTCCCTGAGAACTAGGGCTTGGGACACACTGGGGTCCCCGCTCTGCTGAGGGGGCGCCCACTTCTTACTCTTCACCAAACCTCCTCCTGGAGGAGTTGGGCAGATGACCTCAGGTGACAAGTGTCTTTGTCCTtccctgaattttaaaataaaccaggCTCCTCAGCAACTCCTGCTTCCAGAATCAAAAATAAGTGTCtctggggtggaaggtggggcCAGAGTGCTGGTGGGGGACCACACACCATTAGCTTCCACCAGGTGGAAGGTGGTGACCCCTGGGGacatgcacaggcacacacacagcatcACCCAGGAAGGCCCCTGAAGCCGGGAGGCCCTTGGCCCAGGGCCCTTCCTGGGGTCTGCTGGGGGGGGTTCCCCACCTGGCTCAGGACACTGGGACCGCCTGCGGACACCCTGCACCTGTCAGGGCCAGCTGTCCATGTGGAAGCCCGATACCCTCCCGGGAGCTGGGCTCCGAGGCTATCTTTAGTGCTCAGACCCCGGCCGGCCCCAGGAACCCTCGCTGGGGCCTCTGCCAGCCCTCCGGCCTCCCCTTCAGGGGCCTGTGAGCACAGATTCCACGCGCCTTCCCCTCTGCAGATGGCACTCCCCACTCCTGCCGGGGTCCTTCCAGGCCCAGCCAGACCCCACCCAGCTGGGGACAAGGAAAGCCCTGTCCAAGGTGCAGGCCAGGCCCAGGTCCTCACCTCAGGCACATGTTCTCCCTCTGGGAGTCCTCTAGGTAgagccctgtcccctgccccagtcCCTGCAGGTGGAGCACACTTCCCCAGGTCCCTCAGGGGCCCTCTTGTCCCACATTCACTGAGTgtgcccctgggggcagggcccccgccacagcccccacagaggcagagcttCAGAGATGTGCCCACGGAGACAGCCCCCGCAACTGCAGCTGCGGGGACTGCACAgcaccctcacccctgcccacTGAGGGCCGAAGCTGCGGCCCAGCCCTACCAGGGCCAGCATACCTGGCCTCTGACTTTGCGGTGACGGACACCCACAGGGACGTGGCAGAGTGGGAAGGCCAGGCTGAGTGCTAGCTTTGGCTGGCCCATCTGGCCCTCTGTCCCCTCCAGTGTGCCTTCAGAGGGGTGGCCCCAGCAccagggtggggggcctgggaCCTCTCTGCCATCCAGGCAGGGAAGTGAGGGCACACAATATACTTGGGGGCACTTGGTGACTGGCCACTAGGTCCCCACCTACAGGGACCTTGTGCAAATCTGAGAAAAGTGCCTTCTTTTTCTGGCTCCTGCAGCTCCCAGGCCCTCAGCTCACCTGCACATGGCTAGGGAGATGTGCAGAATCCAGGACAACAGGGGCCCTGAGTGGGAGCTGTTGGGAAGTGCCTGGGAAGTTGGGGGCCCTGCTGGGCGGGGCAGCATGGGGCACCTGAGTCACTGCTGACTGTCACAGCTCACTCTGCAGCTATCTGGTCCCCTGGGGGGCCCTGAGCCTGTCCTTGTAGGGAGTGACAGCCAGCATGCAAGCCATCCTGGGGGACTGGGCAGGAGCTTAAGAGAGCCGACCTGGGTGGGGAGGGTACAGATCACCCCAACGGGCAGACCAGCATGGTGAGTGGGCaccaggcaggcagctgggcGGGGCATGTGAGTGACTGTGGGTGCAAGTGCGTGTGCCCATGAGGTGAgtttgtgcacgtgtgtgcaggtgtgtgtgcactggggggagggggacatcaATGCCCCTTGGCTGCCCCAGAGACATTCTGGGGCTAGAAGAGGGAGAGGCCTGGCCTTCACCTTAGCGGGATACCCagaacaagcccacccacccactggcCACTTGCACAGTCCGTTTGCTCCTCGGACACCCAGCCGGCTCCTGGGTCTTGGACTGCAGACCTGGCAGGCCAGAGTTCAAGGTGACCCCTGGGTGCTGTGTGGTCAGGGCCTTCTCACCGAGCATCTGCAGCTGGCCTAGCCTGGGGACCCAGGACCCAAGTGCCATGGCCCACCCATCCTCTGCATCAAGTCCCCCCaaacctgggctgggggaccctgAGCCCCAGCACTCTCATCACAGGCCAGCAGGAAGACCAAGAAGAAGGAGGGGGGCGCCCTCCGGGCCCAGAGGGCGTCCTCCAACGTCTTCTCCAACTTCGAGCAGACCCAGATCCAGGAGTTCAAGGAGGTGAGGCTCTGCTCCTGCCCAGCAGGCCCTCAACCCAGAAGTCCCTGCCCCGGGGGCGGGCCCTGGGAACCCTAAAGCAGGCAACCGAGAGACCCCAAGTGGGCCTTGCTCCACGGCCAAAACAAGCAAGTGGGTGCCTCTGCTCACTCGGGCGGCCTGTTCCAGGCCTTTACACTGATGGATCAGAACCGAGACGGCTTCATTGACAAGGAGGACCTGAAAGACACCTACGCCTCCCTGGGTAGGTGCCCGACGGGGCTCTGTCACAGCCCCTGCCTTGACTCTGGCCTGACAGCCCATAGGCTGTGACAGCTGGGCTGGCAGGGGTGTTGTTGGGCACACAGGGAGGGGGgcagcctctgctccccacctgTAACATGCTTTTCTCAGCCTGAGGAGGTCCTGCCCTCATGGCCAGGGGGACAGGCTGGCCTCCACCTGGGGGATTTGCACAGACCCGCCTTCCCTCTGGGCCCCCCTGATGTCCAGGTAAATAGGACACAGACCCTCCCGGCTCCATGTGGTCTCCTGTCCCCACTCCTGGCAGTCCGCCTGCCTGGGGCTCAGGGTTTGGGGTTCTGCTAACATGCACAACCCATACCCACCACACCTGGGCCAGGCGTCTCCCCATTGGCTGGCCTCCTGCCCCAGTCTCCCCACTTTATTCTGGGGCCCCCTGGAGAATGACGGAGGGGGGAGGCCCTGCCCAGTGACCCCACATCTGCGACAGGCAAAACCAACGTGAAGGACGACGAGCTGGATGCCATGCTGAAGGAGGCCACAGGGCCCATCAACTTCACCATGTTCCTGAACATGTTCGGCGAGAAGCTGAGCGGTGAGCCCTCAGGCCTCGGCCAGGCAGTGTGCATTTATTTAGAAATGCAGATGCTCCGTACACAAATCAGGATTTTCAGATCTCCTGAAAAGCCCTGGGGCCCGGCTTTCAGGGACCCACACGTGTGACCCCTACACCTCGCGTGCCCTTCCCCACTCAGCCGCAGCCCTGCCTCCCGTCTGCCTCTGCCCCCACTCCCTGGGCATgcacccagccctgggcctgggtgggACCCTGAGCACAGGcgcccagggcaggggctgctgggtgcCAGGTACTTGGGGGCAGGAGGGCCCTCTGGGCTGACGGCACAGGGTGGCAGGAGCAGGCCTGGAGTCTCTGTGGGTAGGTACGGATGCCGAGGAGACCATCCTGAACGCCTTCAAAATGCTGGACCCCGAAGGCAAAGGCAGCATCAACAAGGACTAGTGAGTGTGGCCCAGGCTCCCAGAGCCCCAAGCCCACGCCCCACCCAGCTTCCCCCGAGCCCCTCAAAATAACAGAGGGTAAACCCGTCCTGCCGGAGCTAGGTCCAGGGCTCCCTGGGCCAAGCCCTGGGGGgcggtgtgcctgtgtgtgtgtgtggcgggggggaggcTCCGGGTGCCCATGCTCTGTGAGCCGCCTtcaggcacccccacccccatggaggAGCGTGCTGTGAACTGCCCAGGTCGCAGCCCCCCCCCGCCGTCACTGTCCAGCTGTCCTGTGCTGACCCCTCCTTCGGAGCAGCTAACTTGGGGCCTCTCTCCTCGTCCTCAGCGTCAAACGGCTGCTCATGTCCCAGGCAGACAAGATGACTGCAGAGGAGGTGCGGCCCCTCGCCCCACCTGCGCCCTCTCCCATGGCCCCCAGGACTCCAGGGGTCGGCTGGGGGTGTGCCGCAGCCGAGAGACGCTGCAGCACTGCTATGGGAGGGGACACCCCGTGGCCgagccccagcctgcccctcGCTCTGCAGTGACCGCTCCTCCCCAAGTGTGGCAACAAGGCCAGAGCCAGCTAGAGTTCAGGCCCTGTCACTCACCCTCGGGCTGCACTTTTGCTGATCCCCTCCTGCCTGGACCTGACCTCCAACACCCCGCGTGCAGGTCGACCAGATGTTCCAGTTTGCGACCATCGACGCTGCAGGCAACCTGGACTACAAGGCACTGAGCTATGTGCTCACCCacggggaggagaaggaggagtgaGGAGTGAGGGGTGTCCCCACCCCAACCCGGGCTATGACCAGTTCAATAAACCTGAACCCACAAACCTGCTTGCAAGTGTCCGTAGGGATGGGGACATGTCcacctggggcaggagggcctgGGGGGCACATGCACCCATgggccctgcctctgccactcCCCTGGCCCTGCCTGTCAGCACCCAGGCTGAGGGTCGGCTCACTCAGTGACTGAGGTTGAGAGAGGCTCTGGGAGGGGCTTCTTCAAGGAAGGCTCCCCCACACCTGTGCACTCCAGACATCTGGGGCCCTCAGGAACCCCAGCTGGACCAGCTCCCCGGCAACCACGTCCCCACACACCCCTGTGCTAGCCATCCCGCCA
Encoded proteins:
- the MYL5 gene encoding myosin light chain 5, which gives rise to MASRKTKKKEGGALRAQRASSNVFSNFEQTQIQEFKEAFTLMDQNRDGFIDKEDLKDTYASLGKTNVKDDELDAMLKEATGPINFTMFLNMFGEKLSGTDAEETILNAFKMLDPEGKGSINKDYVKRLLMSQADKMTAEEVDQMFQFATIDAAGNLDYKALSYVLTHGEEKEE